A genomic segment from Zygotorulaspora mrakii chromosome 1, complete sequence encodes:
- the NSL1 gene encoding MIND complex subunit NSL1 (similar to Saccharomyces cerevisiae NSL1 (YPL233W); ancestral locus Anc_6.259) translates to MPSQTPKRLDVTVEQLRSIYGQLYDQLEQKAALHLPTTETDSRDVVKEEQSNSKEDTVRREVQVQLQDFLSQVMDMASNSLRIINTNDEVKNVRALIMKSQEKYVEPFDLDLNEKVRQKYQEWENETLKLSQLRQNAPAEIKRIYNEAKQDYISALDSRIAALQNPEQSSDLNSDPDSPQQQETAETSDQFYDQVGSRYEQALHNVAEAQRRISVSRPEVNKVRSLVRYLDAELNFSDSSSPHLDHLDHQDDHQDLEQDLE, encoded by the coding sequence ATGCCATCCCAAACCCCCAAAAGACTGGATGTCACTGTGGAACAACTAAGGAGCATATATGGGCAACTCTACGATCAGCTGGAGCAGAAGGCAGCTCTACATCTGCCGACAACAGAAACCGACAGCCGTGATGTTGTAAAGGAAGAACAGAGCAACTCAAAAGAAGACACTGTGCGAAGGGAAGTACAGGTACaacttcaagattttttgtcGCAAGTAATGGACATGGCTTCAAACTCTCTACGCATAATAAACACCAACGATGAAGTCAAGAACGTCAGAGCACTCATCATGAAGTCGCAGGAGAAATATGTGGAACCGTTTGATCTCGACCTTAACGAAAAGGTGAGGCAGAAATACCAGGAGTGGGAAAACGAAACCCTAAAACTCTCTCAACTGAGGCAGAACGCGCCGGCAGAAATCAAGCGCATTTACAATGAGGCCAAACAAGACTACATCTCGGCTCTGGACTCTCGAATAGCAGCTCTACAAAATCCTGAACAAAGTTCTGATCTCAATTCTGATCCGGATAGCCCGCAGCAACAGGAGACCGCTGAAACTTCAGACCAATTCTACGATCAAGTCGGCTCGCGCTACGAACAAGCATTACACAACGTCGCAGAGGCCCAGCGCCGAATATCAGTCTCCCGCCCAGAAGTCAATAAGGTGCGCTCGCTGGTCCGGTACCTCGACGCAGAACTAAACTTTTCTGATAGCAGCAGCCCACACCTTGACCACCTTGACCACCAAGACGACCACCAAGACCTCGAACAAGACCTCGAATAA
- the RVB2 gene encoding RuvB family ATP-dependent DNA helicase reptin (similar to Saccharomyces cerevisiae RVB2 (YPL235W); ancestral locus Anc_6.261), translating to MSIQTNDPNEGSDSLKSLSLIAAHSHITGLGLDENLQPQETSQGMVGQLQARRAAGVVLKMVQNGTIAGRTILVAGPPSTGKTALAMGISQSLGEDVPFTTIAGSEIFSLELSKTEALTQAFRKCIGIKIKEETELIEGEVVEIQIDRSITGGHKQGKLTIKTTDMETIYELGNKMIDGLTKEKVLAGDVISIDKASGKITKLGRSFARSRDYDAMGADTRFVQCPEGELQKRKTVVHTVSLHEIDVINSRTQGFLALFTGDTGEIRSEVRDQINTKVAEWKEEGKAEIVPGVLFIDEVHMLDIECFSFINRALEDEFAPIIIMATNRGISRTRGTNYKSPHGLPLDLLDRSIIIATSNYNEHEVKTILSIRSKEEEVELTNDALDLLTKIGMETSLRYSSNLISVSLHIALKRKSNIVDVADVKRAYLLFCDSSRSVKYIQENVSQYIDDGGNVVISTVTKKTSVVANNGNNDAMDTTE from the coding sequence ATGTCGATTCAAACAAATGATCCTAATGAGGGCTCTGATTCGTTAAAGTCGCTATCATTGATTGCGGCACATTCTCACATTACGGGATTGGgtcttgatgaaaatttacAGCCTCAAGAAACGTCTCAAGGTATGGTTGGTCAATTGCAAGCTCGTCGTGCAGCTGGTGtggttttgaaaatggtacAAAACGGTACTATTGCAGGTAGAACGATTTTAGTTGCAGGCCCACCATCTACAGGTAAGACAGCACTTGCAATGGGTATTTCACAATCCTTGGGTGAAGATGTACCTTTTACTACAATTGCGGGGTCCGAAATATTTTCGTTAGAACTAAGTAAGACTGAAGCCTTAACTCAAGCTTTTAGAAAATGTATCGGtatcaaaatcaaggaaGAAACAGAATTGATCGAGGGTGAAGTTGTAGagattcaaattgatagaTCGATTACAGGTGGTCACAAACAAGGAAAGTTAACAATCAAGACAACTGATATGGAGACTATTTATGAGTTGGGCAATAAGATGATAGATGGTTTGACTAAAGAAAAAGTGTTGGCAGGAGATGTGATTTCGATAGATAAAGCCAGTGGTAAAATTACCAAATTAGGTAGATCATTTGCCAGATCCAGAGACTATGATGCGATGGGTGCCGATACAAGATTTGTGCAATGTCCGGAAGGCGAATtacaaaagagaaaaacgGTGGTTCACACCGTGTCTTTGCACGAGATTGACGTTATCAACTCAAGAACTCAGGGATTCTTAGCTTTATTCACCGGTGACACAGGAGAAATTAGATCAGAAGTCAGAGATCAAATTAATACAAAAGTCGCTGaatggaaagaagaaggtaaAGCAGAAATAGTTCCAGGTGTTTTATTCATTGATGAAGTCCATATGTTGGATATTGAAtgtttctctttcataaaCAGAGCCCTTGAGGACGAATTTGCTCCAATTATTATAATGGCTACTAACAGGGGTATATCAAGAACAAGGGGTACGAATTATAAATCGCCTCATGGATTACCATTAGATCTTTTAGATAGATCTATCATTATAGCTACGAGCAATTATAATGAGCATGAGGTTAAAACTATTTTGTCAATAAGATCGAAGGAAGAGGAAGTCGAATTGACTAATGATGCTCTAGATCTATTGACTAAAATAGGTATGGAAACAAGTTTACGTTACAGTAGTAATTTAATCTCAGTTTCACTGCATATTGCACTGAAGAGAAAGAGCAATATTGTAGATGTCGCAGATGTTAAAAGGGCATATTTGTTGTTCTGTGATAGTTCCAGATCCGTTAAAtatattcaagaaaacgTTTCACAATATATCGATGATGGCGGTAACGTGGTTATTTCCACTGTCACAAAAAAGACGTCAGTTGTAGCAAATAATGGCAATAACGATGCCATGGATACTACAGAATAA
- the VMA11 gene encoding H(+)-transporting V0 sector ATPase subunit c' (similar to Saccharomyces cerevisiae TFP3 (YPL234C); ancestral locus Anc_6.260), with translation MQLNYTVSFTTGEKLEIRGDLRIVIHTETKQSSQLIYSMSMESVEWAPAYAPFLGFAGCSAAVVLSFLGAAIGTAKSGIGIAGIGTFKPELIMKSLIPVVMSGILAIYGLVVGVLISGSISPTEDYTLFNGVMHLSCGLSVGFACLSSGYAIGIVGDVGVRKFMHQARLFVGIVLILIFSEVLGLYGMIVALLLNTKGSEK, from the coding sequence ATGCAGCTTAACTATACAGTCAGTTTTACAACAGGTGAAAAGTTAGAAATCAGAGGGGATTTAAGGATTGTGATACATACTGAAACTAAACAATCGTCACAGCTAATATATTCAATGAGCATGGAAAGTGTTGAATGGGCACCTGCCTATGCTCCCTTTTTGGGATTTGCAGGCTGTTCGGCAGCAGTCGTCTTGTCATTTCTAGGTGCAGCCATCGGTACCGCGAAGTCTGGTATTGGTATTGCGGGTATTGGTACTTTTAAACCAGAACTCATTATGAAGTCTTTGATACCTGTGGTTATGAGTGGTATTTTGGCTATTTATGGTCTCGTTGTTGGAGTTCTGATTTCCGGAAGCATATCGCCAACAGAAGACTACACTTTATTTAATGGCGTGATGCATTTGAGTTGCGGTTTATCAGTTGGTTTTGCATGTTTGAGTAGTGGTTATGCTATTGGTATCGTTGGAGATGTCGGTGTTAGAAAATTCATGCATCAGGCAAGGCTTTTTGTTGGTATTGTGTTAATTCTCATCTTCTCGGAAGTTCTTGGTCTTTATGGGATGATTGTTGCACTACTATTAAATACTAAAGGTTcagaaaaatga
- the SSO1 gene encoding syntaxin (similar to Saccharomyces cerevisiae SSO2 (YMR183C) and SSO1 (YPL232W); ancestral locus Anc_6.258), producing MSYNQNPYETQNPYETQNPYENRAGPPVDNYEMTSTARGNSGGNGGATGGTNGGTDFVGFMSKINEINLEIDNYEQLINSIDTYHKKLLTEVSEDQEMQLRRTLDDVVSHASDLQYQLKNKIKSAQQEGLHDSSKQAQAENSRQRFLKAIQDYRIIESNYKEENKEQAMRQYKIVQPDATNEEVENAISDVGGQQIFSQALLNANRRGEAKTALAEVQARHQELLKLEKTMAELTQLFNDMEQLVVEQEENIEVIDKNVEDAQQDVEQGIGHTNKAVVSARRARRNKIRCWIIVFLIFAVVVVVVVVPSVVTTRR from the coding sequence ATGAGTTACAATCAGAATCCTTACGAGACTCAAAATCCGTATGAAACTCAAAATCCGTACGAGAATCGTGCAGGACCACCAGTTGATAACTACGAGATGACCTCGACAGCAAGAGGAAATTCAGGCGGCAACGGTGGTGCAACTGGGGGCACTAATGGAGGCACAGACTTTGTTGGATTTATGAGTAAGATTAATGAGATTAATCTCGAAATTGATAACTACGAACAACTGATCAATAGTATTGACACATATCATAAGAAGTTATTGACGGAGGTCAGTGAAGATCAGGAGATGCAATTGAGACGTACACTCGACGATGTGGTTTCGCATGCGTCAGATCTACAgtatcaattgaagaacaagataAAAAGTGCACAACAAGAAGGGTTGCATGATTCTAGCAAGCAGGCACAAGCTGAAAATTCGAGACAAAGATTTCTGAAGGCTATTCAAGATTATAGAATTATAGAATCGAACtataaagaagaaaacaaggAACAAGCAATGAGACAATACAAAATTGTTCAACCTGATGCTACTAATGAGGAAGTTGAGAATGCTATTAGCGATGTCGGCGGTCAACAAATATTCTCACAAGCATTGTTGAATGCAAATAGACGTGGTGAGGCGAAAACAGCCTTGGCTGAAGTACAAGCAAGACATCAAGAATTATTAAAATTAGAAAAAACCATGGCAGAATTGACACAATTGTTTAATGATATGGAGCAATTAGTAGttgaacaagaagaaaatatcgaagtaattgataaaaatgttgaagatgCTCAACAAGATGTGGAACAAGGTATTGGACATACAAATAAAGCAGTCGTGAGTGCTAGAAgagcaagaagaaataagatAAGATGTTGGATCATCGTATTCTTAATCTTTGCTGTTGTCGTCGTTGTTGTTGTGGTACCATCAGTGGTCACAACAAGACGTTAA
- the FAS2 gene encoding trifunctional fatty acid synthase subunit FAS2 (similar to Saccharomyces cerevisiae FAS2 (YPL231W); ancestral locus Anc_6.257): MVMKPEVEQELAHVLLTELLAYQFASPVRWIETQDVFLKDFNTERVVEIGPSPTLSGMAQRTMKSKYESYDAALSLQRQVLCYAKDAKDISYTPDADELAAKEKASKPAETSGAAADSAAAAAPSALPAAAAAPAAPVAAPSGPVSEIPDEPVKASLLLHVLVAHKLKKPMDSVPMSKTIKDLVGGKSTVQNEILGDLGKEFGTTPEKPEETPLEELGESFQETFSGSLGKQSGSLISRLMSSKMPGGFTITIARKYLQSRWGLGSGRQDSVLLIALTNEPASRLGSEADAKAFLDSMTQKYASTSGIDLSAASSGAAAGAAGGAAGGAAGGATIDAAAFDELTKDQKVLARQQLQVLARYLKMDLNGGERKLLKEKENVAELQSQLDFLTAELGEFFISGVATSFSRKKARVFDSSWNWAKQSLLSLYFEIIHGVLKNVDREVVSEAINIMNRSNETLIKFMEYHVSHTDEMKGENYKLAKSLGEQLIENCKQVIDMDPVYKDITKPTGPKTVIDKNGNIKYSEEPKEKVRKLSEYVHEMAIGGSLSRQSKSTIEEDLTRVYKAISAQAAQHDLSGSTASEFEKIYGDLMKFLQNSKDIDASQTTQLAGVVDALDKDSTKEVASLPNKSQISKTVSSIIPRETIPFLHLKKKTAAGDWAYDRQLSSLFLDGLEKAAINGVTFKDKYVLITGAGKGSIGAEILQGLVQGGAKVIITTSRFSKPVTDYYQSIYAKYGAKGSTLVVVPFNQGSKQDVEALIDYIYDDEKTGGLGWDLDAIIPFAAIPENGIELDNIDSKSEFAHRIMLTNIMRIMGNVKKQKSSRGIETRPAQVILPMSPNHGTFGGDGLYSESKLSLETLFNRWHSESWGNQLTICGAIIGWTRGTGLMSANNIIAEGIEKAGVRTFSQKEMAFNLLGLLIPEVVQLCQNSPVMADLNGSLQYLTDLKEFTRKLRSELTETSEIRKAVSIETALEHKVVSGDNADAAYTQVEVQPKANINLEFPTLKSYKDVKKFASSELEGLLDLERVIVVTGFSEVGPWGSSRTRWEMEAFGEFSLEGCVEMAWIMGLIKYHNGNLKGRPYTGWVDANSNDPIDDKDVKTKYESKIMEHAGIRLIEPELFNGYNPERKQMIQEVVVEEDLEPFEASKETAEQFKHEHGEKVDIFEIPETGEFSVKLLKGATLYIPKALRFDRLVAGQIPTGWDARTYGISDDIISQVDPITLYALVSVVEAFIAAGIVDPYEMYEYVHVSEVGNCSGSGMGGVSALRGMFKDRYKDQPVQNDILQESFINTMSAWVNMLLISSSGPIKTPVGACATAVESVDVGMETILSGKAKICIVGGYDDFQEEGSYEFGNMNATSNTLEEFEHGRTPAEMSRPATTSRSGFMEAQGAGIQIIMSADLALKMGVPIYGIVGMTATATDKIGRSVPAPGKGILTTAREHHGDLKFPTPLLDIKYRKRQLLNREKQIKQWVENELDMLSYEAESISPEDHDIFFSERTEEIKREASRQIKSAQSQWGNEFYKNDPRIAPLRGALATFGLTIDDLGVASFHGTSTKANDKNESATINDMMKHLGRSEGNPVIGVFQKYLTGHPKGAAGAWMLNGAIQILNSGIVPGNRNADNVDKLLEQFEYVLYPSKTLKTNGVKAVSITSFGFGQKGAQAIVIHPDYLYAAVDEKTYQKYAAKVTVREKNAHKFFHNGMIYNKLFISKEHAPYTDELEQPVYLDPLARVSTDKKTGGLTYNAKSIQDKSKFVSENNKKTAAIVGDLAKHVAGGTEGNGVGVDVELISSVNIDNETFIERNFTPEEIAYCKSQPCAQSSFAGTWSAKEAVFKSLGVKSQGGGASLKEIEITRVSERGPEVKLTGSAKKIAAQAGISNVKVSISHDDFQSVAVAISSKK, translated from the coding sequence ATGGTTATGAAACCTGAAGTTGAACAAGAACTGGCTCACGTTCTTTTGACAGAGCTTTTAGCCTATCAATTTGCCTCCCCTGTTAGATGGATTGAAACTCAAGAtgttttcttgaaagatttcaacACCGAAAGGGTTGTAGAAATTGGTCCATCACCAACTTTGTCTGGGATGGCTCAGAGAACTATGAAGAGCAAGTACGAATCATATGATGCAGCTCTGTCTTTGCAGAGACAAGTTTTGTGTTACGCCAAGGATGCAAAAGATATCAGCTATACCCCAGATGCTGATGAATTGGCCGCAAAAGAAAAGGCTTCCAAACCTGCAGAAACCTCAGGCGCTGCTGCTGActctgctgctgctgccgCTCCTTCGGCTCTTCCTGCTGCTGCGGCTGCTCCGGCCGCTCCAGTTGCTGCTCCTTCAGGTCCAGTTTCTGAAATTCCTGATGAACCAGTTAAGGCATCGCTGTTGCTGCACGTTTTAGTTGCACACAAACTAAAGAAACCGATGGATTCTGTTCCGATGTCGAAGACTATAAAGGACTTAGTTGGCGGAAAATCAACagttcaaaatgaaatcttGGGTGACCTAGGTAAAGAATTTGGAACAACACCTGAGAAACCAGAAGAAACGCCATTGGAGGAATTAGGAGAATCATTCCAGGAAACTTTCTCCGGTTCCCTTGGTAAGCAGTCAggttctttgatttcaagaTTAATGTCTTCAAAGATGCCTGGTGGGTTCACCATTACCATTGCAAGAAAGTATTTGCAATCACGTTGGGGGTTGGGTAGCGGTAGACAAGATTCTGTTTTGTTAATCGCTTTAACCAATGAACCAGCTTCTCGTTTAGGTTCTGAGGCTGACGCGAAGGCATTTTTGGACTCTATGACTCAGAAATACGCTTCTACTTCCGGAATCGATTTATCTGCTGCTTCATCCGGTGCCGCTGCCGGCGCTGCTGGCGGGGCTGCTGGCGGGGCTGCTGGCGGGGCTACAATTGATGCAGCAGCTTTCGATGAATTGACAAAAGATCAAAAGGTCTTGGCTCGTCAACAATTGCAAGTTCTAGCTcgttatttgaaaatggatcTAAATGgtggtgaaagaaaattactgaaggaaaaagaaaacgtTGCAGAGTTGCAATCTCAATTAGATTTCTTAACGGCTGAGTTAggtgaatttttcatcagtGGTGTCGCAACATCCTTTTCTAGAAAGAAGGCGAGAGTTTTCGATTCGTCTTGGAACTGGGCAAAACAGTCACTATTATCATTGtactttgaaattattcatggtgttttaaaaaatgtCGATAGAGAAGTCGTTAGTGAAGCTATCAATATCATGAACAGATCAAATGAGACTTTGATTAAATTTATGGAGTACCACGTTTCTCATACAGATGAAATGAAGGGTGAAAACTATAAATTGGCTAAGAGTTTAGGTGAACAGTTGATCGAAAATTGTAAACAAGTCATTGATATGGATCCTGTTTATAAGGACATCACAAAACCAACGGGTCCAAAAACCGTTATAGATAAAAATGGTAATATTAAATATTCTGAAGAACCAAAGGAAAAGGTTAGAAAACTCTCTGAGTATGTTCATGAGATGGCAATCGGTGGTTCGCTATCTAGACAGTCCAAGTCTactattgaagaagatctaACTCGTGTTTATAAAGCTATTAGCGCCCAGGCTGCTCAACATGATCTTTCTGGGTCAACTGCATCcgaatttgaaaagatttacGGTGAtttaatgaaatttttacaaaattcaaaagacaTCGACGCGTCTCAAACTACGCAACTTGCTGGTGTCGTTGATGCTCTTGACAAGGACTCTACCAAAGAAGTTGCTTCTCTGCCAAACAAATCTCAAATTTCCAAGACTGTTTCTTCCATCATTCCAAGAGAGACGATTCCTTTCCtacatttgaagaagaaaacagcTGCAGGCGATTGGGCGTATGATCGCCAATTATCTTCATTGTTTTTGGATGGCTTAGAGAAGGCTGCTATAAATGGTGttactttcaaagataAGTATGTCTTGATTACGGGTGCTGGTAAGGGCTCTATCGGTGCTGAGATTTTGCAAGGTTTAGTTCAAGGTGGTGCTAAGGTTATCATCACCACATCCCGTTTCTCTAAACCTGTTACTGATTACTACCAATCAATTTACGCTAAGTACGGTGCTAAAGGCTCAACATTAGTTGTCGTTCCATTTAATCAAGGTTCTAAACAAGATGTTGAAGCTTTAATAGACTACATCTACGACGACGAGAAGACTGGTGGTTTGGGTTGGGATCTAGATGCCATTATTCCGTTTGCTGCTATTCCAGAAAATGGTATCGAATTGGATAATATTGACTCAAAATCAGAATTTGCTCATAGAATTATGTTGACAAACATTATGAGAATAATGGGTAATGTCAAGAAGCAAAAGTCTTCTAGAGGAATTGAAACAAGACCTGCTCAAGTCATTTTGCCAATGTCTCCTAACCATGGTACATTCGGTGGTGATGGTTTGTACTCTGAATCTAAGTTGTCCTTGGAAACCTTATTTAACAGGTGGCACTCAGAATCATGGGGTAACCAATTAACCATTTGTGGTGCTATCATCGGATGGACGAGAGGTACAGGCTTAATGAGCGCTAACAACATCATTGCTGAGGGTATCGAAAAAGCAGGCGTGCGTACATTCTctcaaaaggaaatggCATTTAATTTGCTAGGGTTGCTAATTCCTGAAGTCGTTCAACTATGTCAAAATTCACCTGTTATGGCTGATTTGAATGGTAGCTTGCAATACTTGACcgatttgaaagaatttaCCAGGAAATTGCGTAGTGAACTAACCGAAACATCTGAGATTCGTAAGGCAGTCTCCATCGAAACTGCTCTGGAACATAAAGTTGTTAGTGGTGACAACGCTGATGCTGCATACACTCAGGTCGAAGTTCAACCAAAGGCAAATATCAATCTGGAATTCCCAACATTGAAGTCTTATAAAGATGTCAAGAAGTTTGCTTCCTCAGAGCTAGAAGGTCTGCTAGATTTGGAAAGAGTTATTGTCGTTACTGGTTTCTCTGAAGTTGGTCCATGGGGTTCTTCAAGAACTAGATGGGAAATGGAAGCCTTTGGTGAGTTCTCTTTGGAAGGTTGTGTTGAAATGGCCTGGATTATGGGCTTAATAAAATATCATAATGGTAACTTGAAGGGGCGTCCTTACACTGGTTGGGTTGATGCCAACAGCAACGACCcaattgatgataaagaTGTCAAGACGAAATATGAAAGCAAAATTATGGAACATGCCGGTATTAGATTAATTGAACCAGAATTATTCAATGGATACAATCCAGAAAGAAAGCAAATGATTCAAGAAGTggttgttgaagaagatcttGAGCCATTTGAGGCCTCTAAGGAAACTGCTGAACAATTCAAGCATGAGCATGGTGAGAAGgttgatatatttgaaattcctGAAACAGGTGAATTTTCTGTTAAACTGTTGAAGGGTGCTACTTTGTACATTCCTAAGGCCTTGAGATTTGACCGTCTAGTTGCTGGTCAAATTCCTACCGGTTGGGATGCTAGAACTTATGGTATCTCTGACGATATTATCTCTCAAGTTGACCCAATTACTTTATATGCTTTGGTCTCCGTTGTTGAAGCATTTATTGCAGCTGGTATTGTTGATCCATATGAAATGTACGAATACGTACATGTTTCCGAAGTGGGTAACTGTTCTGGTTCCGGTATGGGAGGTGTGAGTGCTCTTCGTGGTATGTTCAAGGATCGTTACAAGGATCAACCTGTCCAAAACGACATTTTACAGGAGTCTTTCATCAACACAATGTCTGCATGGGTTAATATGTTGTTGATATCTTCATCCGGTCCAATCAAGACACCAGTTGGTGCGTGTGCTACTGCCGTTGAGTCTGTTGACGTAGGTATGGAAACAATCCTATCGGGAAAAGCTAAAATTTGTATTGTAGGTGGTTATGATGACTTCCAAGAAGAAGGTTCCTATGAATTTGGTAACATGAATGCCACATCCAACactttggaagaatttgaacatGGTCGTACCCCTGCAGAAATGTCAAGACCGGCCACAACATCACGTAGCGGTTTCATGGAAGCACAAGGTGCAGGtattcaaattattatGAGTGCAGACTTGGCCTTGAAGATGGGAGTTCCAATCTATGGTATCGTTGGTATGACTGCTACTGCTACCGATAAGATTGGTAGATCTGTTCCTGCTCCAGGTAAAGGTATTTTGACCACCGCCAGGGAACATCATggtgatttgaaatttccaaCTCCATTGTTGGATATCAAATACAGAAAGCGTCAATTATTGAATCGTGAGAAGCAAATAAAACAATGggttgaaaatgaattggATATGTTGAGTTACGAAGCTGAAAGTATTTCACCTGAAGatcatgatatttttttctccgAACGTACTGAGGAGATTAAGCGCGAAGCATCTAGACAAATCAAATCTGCTCAAAGTCAATGGGGTAATGAATTTTATAAGAATGATCCACGTATCGCTCCTTTGAGAGGAGCTTTGGCAACCTTTGGTTTGACCATTGACGATTTGGGTGTTGCCTCTTTCCACGGTACATCAACCAAGGCCAATGATAAAAACGAATCGGCTACCATTAATGACATGATGAAACATCTGGGAAGATCCGAAGGTAACCCAGTAATTGGTGTCTTCCAGAAGTACCTAACAGGTCATCCTAAAGGTGCTGCAGGTGCTTGGATGTTGAATGGTGCTATTCAAATCTTAAACTCGGGTATCGTTCCAGGTAACCGGAATGCTGATAATGTTGATAAGCTTCTAGAGCAGTTCGAGTACGTCTTATATCCATCCAAGACTTTGAAAACCAATGGTGTTAAGGCTGTATCTATTACTTCCTTTGGTTTCGGACAAAAAGGTGCGCAAGCCATTGTTATTCATCCAGACTACTTATATGCTGctgttgatgaaaagacTTATCAAAAGTATGCTGCTAAGGTCACTGtaagagaaaagaatgcTCACAAGTTCTTCCATAATGGTATGATTTACAATAAATTGTTCATCAGTAAAGAACACGCACCATATACCGATGAATTGGAACAGCCAGTTTACTTAGATCCACTGGCTCGTGTTTCTACCGATAAAAAAACAGGTGGTTTGACCTATAATGCTAAGAGCATCCAAGACAAATCCAAATTTGTATCTGAAAATAATAAGAAAACAGCTGCCATTGTTGGTGATCTCGCAAAGCATGTTGCTGGTGGTACAGAGGGTAATGGTGTTGGTGTTGACGTTGAGTTGATTTCGAGCGTCAATATTGACAACGAGACCTTCATTGAACGTAACTTCACCcctgaagaaattgccTACTGCAAATCGCAGCCTTGTGCGCAAAGTTCTTTTGCTGGAACTTGGTCTGCAAAAGAAGCTGTTTTTAAGTCTCTCGGGGTCAAGTCCCAAGGTGGTGGagcttctttgaaagaaatcgAAATCACTCGTGTTAGTGAGAGAGGACCTGAAGTTAAATTAACAGGTAGTGCTAAGAAAATCGCTGCTCAAGCTGGCATTTCTAACGTTAAAGTTTCTATTTCGCATGATGACTTTCAGtctgttgctgttgccATTTCCTCCAAGAAATGA
- the ENV7 gene encoding putative serine/threonine protein kinase ENV7 (similar to Saccharomyces cerevisiae YPL236C; ancestral locus Anc_6.262): protein MNTLKHLVKSCCSLCCFCCCYDYDESFISINGRRYLIKELLSERSLSFIYLVRQMGISNSSQRMSMGSTSEMYALKKTRCPFGNIESISQAMKEIDNYKRFQSPYIISLVDSQVRQEKDGTKTVLILLPFYPLGSLQDSINRNILRGTFLSENECIRIMIGITRALRYLHDPAAREETDDNEIERDTVSVAYSDEAAFLLDDTPLELDILSSHNTTNTNSYSHRDLKPSNILFSSDGVPVISDLSLCSKTDVTIKTKLQLHELQEWVSDHCTIPYTAPELLNLKQNIDMDYKVDIWSFGCICYAMLFGISPFEREEQLRGSSLVYAISTGKFSYPKQTRYSQNLLDIIESCLQVEPANRPTTNSLLATFQELQTTN, encoded by the coding sequence ATGAATACGCTAAAACATCTGGTGAAATCGTGCTGCTCATTATGCTGCTTCTGCTGCTGTTATGATTATGATGAATCATTTATCTCGATAAATGGCAGACGGTATCTTATTAAAGAACTATTGAGTGAGAGGAGCTTatcttttatatatttagTTCGACAGATGGGCATCAGTAACTCCTCTCAAAGAATGAGCATGGGTAGCACCTCCGAGATGTATGCTCTAAAGAAAACCAGGTGTCCCTTCGGAAACATTGAAAGCATATCACAAGCTATGAAGGAGATCGACAATTataaaagatttcaaagtcCATACATCATATCACTTGTGGACTCACAAGTAAGACAGGAAAAGGATGGAACGAAGACAGTACTGATCCTCCTGCCATTCTATCCGTTAGGATCTTTACAAGACTCGATCAACCGCAATATACTGAGAGGGACCTTTCTCTCAGAAAACGAGTGTATCAGAATTATGATAGGCATAACCAGGGCTTTGCGATATTTGCACGATCCAGCCGCAAGAGAAGAAAcggatgataatgaaataGAAAGGGACACAGTTTCAGTCGCGTATAGTGATGAAGCAGCATTTCTTCTCGACGATACTCCACTGGAACTAGATATTTTATCTTCTCATAATACTACAAACACAAATTCGTACTCTCACAGAGATCTCAAGCCTTCgaatattcttttctcttcgGATGGAGTACCAGTAATATCAGATTTAAGTCTTTGTTCCAAGACCGACGTTACCATTAAGACGAAGCTTCAGTTGCATGAGCTTCAAGAATGGGTCTCAGATCATTGTACTATACCATACACAGCACCTGAACTGttaaatttgaaacaaaatattgatatgGATTACAAAGTAGATATATGGTCATTTGGATGTATATGCTATGCCATGTTGTTTGGTATTTCACCATTCGAAAGAGAGGAACAATTGAGGGGTTCTTCGTTGGTGTACGCCATTTCTACCGGAAAGTTTTCATACCCAAAACAAACAAGGTACTCTCAAAATCTTCTTGATATAATTGAATCATGCCTTCAGGTCGAGCCTGCTAACCGGCCTACAACGAATAGTCTTTTAGCAACGTTCCAAGAGCTTCAAACTACTAATTAA